ATaactttagaaaaattttttgtGGGTCTCACACACATTGTTAAAAAACGAGATACAAGAAGTGATCTGAACCGTATAATTTTTTGGGACCAAATTTTGGCAGTGAACAGCTCAGGAGCGGTCCATCTGATGACCGTTCCTGGCCCTCATCTGGATTCATTTAACCTCTGACCCAAAACAGAAAGAGAAAAATCCATGCAAGCACAAATCTTGGCCGTGAACACTGAACAACTGAGGAGCGGTTCATCTCCTGCCCCTCATCCCGATTCATTTAACCTCTgatccaaaacaaaaaaagaaaaatctacgCAAGCACAACTGCTTATGATGATATTATCCATTAAAATGTCATTATCTCTCCACTGCCAATGTCATGCCGAAATTCCTGATTGGCTGCTGGAGCCCTAACGCATTCCCATTTCCAATAATTATCAGTCTTGGTTGCATCCCGTTGTATATGAAGGACGAAAGCAACGGTTAAAACTGGAGACACAAGATTTGGCTTTGTCGAGATTTGGCCTGTTCTCATCCTTCTTCTCGGAATATGTTTTTGTATGTGATGAGTAGagctggcaatttgtcccaagtcccaatgggctacccattcccaaaggaactttgggcgggatgggtattataatttggtattgggtttaagttgggacacatcccaactatacccattaatgaatgggaaaggatgggaaatacttgggtacccattgggctcaaatggcaagggctccgtttggattagctgtttttggtaggtgtttttgaaatattttattgtagcagtgtatatgaaaaatttttactataaaatttttttgaaatatttgatatattaatatggatgggatgtttcttgagttattgtatattactgtaacattgtatttgaaaaacttattttttgaaaaaaaagtcaatccaaacggaatcttagattcaaaaattatctttaacaatttttatagtcataccagcgaatataatctagtagtcttcctagtcattatccacaagaatttccagcatttcagttagtttagacctgtcatccttggacaatgataaggataaatattcaacatcctAAGGACCTTGgtcatcttgatatatgttggaatatgactgtatatctatcttttcctttatttgttaatccaatttttggtgggaatcttgagtataaagcacttgcatgtttatttaataaaactaaaagaaatttaataaatcaaaaatattaaaattatataaaaataaaaaatgaattaaaggaaaaaaaatatgtagaaaatggatttgggtattgggcgggatcaatctaaacccatcccaaaatgatcccgcccaagttagtcccaaaacacatatgggtaagattgggcccaaacccatatgactcggttccatctcaaacccaagcaaatcccgcccatcccgcccattttgccacctctagtgATGAGTTACGTCTGATTGTCGGAATGGTTAGTAGTGATTAGTTTACCAATTACCACGTATGATCTTCAGGCTTTTGTTTGATAAAGTCCACGTAGGTTTTAGTGGTTGACGAAAACCTTGAAATCCCTGTTTTGGTGGATACAGACGCGCCTTAAACAAAACAATGGTCCTCCTACggttttttattcttttgggtGGAGGCCTGCAGGTCCTCCTACGTTAGTCGTTAGTATCGTGTTTTCTGCTAATAAAAAGGGTCCATTACGTATTACTACATTCTCAACCAAACGACCTCAATCCTCATATAGTACCAACCGAGTGGCTTATTTTCTGGAATTGATCCAACATCTGGCCCGTGTTCTTCTTGCTATCGTGTTTAGATTGCATGTTTTAGAGTTTCTGTAATAAAAAATGcattgtaacgatttgatatatgtgaggtaaaaagatgattgaaaaatatgtttacaaaaagcgtgaaaatttttttgatgaaaaatcCCTTTCCAAGGATAGAGATTAGGGATACAATCAAGTCAAACCGCTCGCGAGTAGCTTGCAAGCGACTTGGTCAAAAGCTTTgaccgagctcgagctcgagctcgatctaCTCGTTACATTCAACGAGTCGAGTTTGAACTCCAAAAATAAATACTAGAGTGCTCGACGAGTTTAATCGAGTtttcatattatatttatattatatattttgaaaaaaatttatagGTTTAATTTAAAACTCGAGCTCAAGCTCAAGTAAATCGGGTTTGATATTTACTCAAATTCAAACGAGTCAAGTTCgagtttaattttattttatcgaaTCGAACTCGAGTCCAAATTTATTTACTCGTTCGAgttcaaactcgagctcgagtagtaCTGATTGtgatcgagttcgagctcgaataTGATTTttctcgaactcgactcgataacACCCCTAGCAAAGATTTGTTATTCCCTCGAAGCAATGAATTGATGGAGACATATGCACAACTTGAAATAtgaaagcaaggaaaaatggAGCAATAGCAGTAGGATTATGATTTCGGGCCACCACTAGCATAGAgtattttattcttttaaatgTGTTCAGATAGTTTCTTATTTGAAGGAAATTATTTGATTATATTATAAacgcatttttttaaaatttttttatatttttaatcattttcttATTTCGCACATATTACATTACAAAAAGCATGATAgtaatattaatattaatattcCCCCTCCTTATTTTGCCACTTTTCTCACTCTGAATTGTAGCTTATAATTCGTCTTGAATGTCACTAATAGCATTCATATTCATCAAAGTACAGTCAAGAGTTCGATAACTTAACATGCTATATCTCCGAGGCTGCAGACTTTGACTTAATTTCCCGTGCGACAGATTTTGGGCCGTTACGCAATTAGAAAAATGGTAGCGCCTCCATCCGTACAGTGACATGACCTGACCTGGGCCAGCATCAACTGAAGTTATAATAAGACTCTCTTGCGAAACGCCAATCACAGCTGGCAAGTGATCGAGTCCAACGTTCATATTTGGTGAAATCAGATAATTTCAACAAGATCATCATGAATTGACATTTTGTCCATAAGGTGGAAACCATACAACTATAGGTTGTAAGCATGTACATTAATGAGTAATTCCAGAAGTTAAAAGGAcggctagttcatttgcttgataaATATCCTTTaataatttttgtattttagcTTTTAGGCATCAAGAGTCACCAGAATTTGGCATTCGATAGAAAATGATCCCTTCTCAAACTACTACTGCTGTGGCACCTGATTTTTATTTGTTACTAATTCATTTAAAAACTAGTCTGTTAGAAGAGAGTTACATTAGACATgacaattttgtttttttttaatgtttactATGGTAAAATGACCCAACATTTCACTTGCACTTCTTAAAAAAATACTACTACTGGCATGGAATAAACACTCGATTGATCCTAAACCCCAAATACTACTGCTAGCATGGGGAGgcatttattttttctcttcgAGGAAGGAAGTAGGCCAACAAGATTGCGACATTTTACCCAATATCATACTTTTCTTTGACCCGGCACCGTTATTTTTACccaatatatttttttgtctGGAAAAGTTTGGGGAGCTCAAAATAGCAGCGACAGAGAATTTGTGGGTGACACCAGCCTCGACTCCACGTCCACTTGGGCACCACATAATCTTACCAATTCATACTTCCAAGGTAACTAAGTACTCTTTGTAAACTACCACTGACCaataaacttttgaaatcgttttCCAAATTTGAGAACTTAAACGAAGGTGAGTTCCAAGGTAAGGCAATGTaagagtttctttttttttttcctctttccaATTCTGATTTTTCGTTGTAAAATTTGCAACTTGACAGTGTGCTTACATTCGGGCAATTTCATGGGGTAAGGCCTAATAGAGGACAAGAATTCAAAAATAAATACATCAATGCCAAATCAAATCTACTAAAgaacaataataatatatatttgggataaaaaatttactttattttatcaaGTCCATTTTTACAATTTGGATGAGATCAATCATCAATAATTGGCCACGTTGTCCCAATATTCCACCTCCTCATCTCATCTCATCTCCCATTCCCATTCCCATTCGGCCCTCTTATCATCTTTACGTTCCCACACACACTTCCCCACTAACTCCACGATCCTTTTATTTTACCTGAATTCCCCCCGCCCAAATATACCACAACGGTAAGTAAACTTAGCAAGTTCCATGCACTTCTATCTATAAAACCACCATAGAACTAGAACCAAATACTTGTAACACCGAAAAGAAATCTCCCCTTAGATTCTTTCCTCGATGCTCTGCGTACCAAAGATCCAGAGCATCATGGCAACTCCCTCCGCCCCgcacctcctcctcctcctcctcctctccctCATCTCCCTCTCTTCCCTCCCCTCCACCCTCTCCGCCGGCGGCTCCATTGCCATCAACTACGGCCGTGTTGCCAACGACCTCCCATCCCCGCCCCAAGTCGTCCAGCTTCTCAAAGCCCAAGGCCTCACTAAAGTCAAGCTCTACGACACAGACTCCAATGTCCTCTCAGCCCTCTCCGGTTCCGGCATCTCAGTCACCGTTGCACTTCCCAACGAACAGCTTTCCTCCGCCGCTGCCGGCCAATCCTACACTGACTCGTGGGTGCAGTCCAACATCCTTGCTTACTACCCCAAAACTCTCATCGAAGCCATTGCCGTCGGGAACGAAGTTTTCGTGGACCCCAAGAACACCACTCCTTTCCTCGTACCCGCCATGAAAAACGTCTACTCTTCGCTGGTTAAGTACAACGTTTCCGCCATCAAGATATCTTCCCCCATTGCTCTCAGCGCACTGCAAACCTCGTACCCATCGTCCTCCGGTTCGTTCAAGTCGGGGCTGATTGAGCCGGTGATCAAACCGATGCTGAACTTCTTGAAACAAACCGGTTCGTATGTCATGGTCAATGCGTATCCGTTCTTCGCTTACACGGCGAACACGGACACGATTTCGTTGGACTACGCCTTGTTTCGCAACAACAAAGGCGTAACAGACCCGAATAACGGGCTGGTCTACAAGAGCCTGTTCGATGCCCAACTCGACGCCGTTTTCGCAGCGATGAATGCGGTGGGTTTTAAAGACGTCAAAGTCGTGGTGTCCGAAACCGGGTGGCCGTCCAAGGGGGACGAAAATGAAGTGGGTGCAAGCCAGCAGAATGCGGCGTCGTACAACGGAAACCTGGTGCGCAGGGTGCTTGCGGGTGGTGGGACCCCTTTGAGACCCGACGAGCCGCTCAACGTCTACTTGTTTGCTCTGTTCAATGAGAATCAGAAGACGGGGCCCACCTCCGAGAGGAATTATGGACTCTTTTATCCGAGCGAGCAGAAAGTTTACGATGTTCCGCTGACGCTGGAGGCCTTGGCCAGGGCACCCACGGCTTCGCCGTCGAACACGAGTCGGGTGGCGACGAAGCCTCCGTCCACATCCAGCGGTGGTGATTTTTCCCCCAGCAGCGCGGGCCAGACTTGGTGCGTGGCGAGTGGAGATGCTGGGGAGGAGAAGTTGAAGGACGCACTGGATTATGCTTGTGGGGAAGGAGCTGCTGATTGCCGTCCGATTCAGCGCGGTGCCACGTGTTACAATCCGAACACCCTTGTGGCCCATGCATCATACGCTTTCAATAGCTATTATCAGAAGAATGCACGAAGAAGTGGGTCCTGTTATTTTGGGGGTGCAGCCTACGTGGTCTCTCAATCTCCCGGTAAGTTCTCTTCAAAATACTATACTagtagtaatttttttaaaaaaaaaggaaggaggGGGGATTTGCTTTTTCATGGGGGTGCTAATGAATATAttgcattattaatttatgaacctGATTATATTCACCCGTGTGCTATACTTTTTAGCCACCTTTAATTGCTCAAATGATGGATACTTAAATAATTAGCAATGTAATTATTGGTTGATTCTCCAATTTGATTCCGGATAATTATGTGTGTATCGatggaaaatttgacttggtTTTGTACTGCAGAGTATGGGAGCTGCAACTATCCGACGGGCTATTGACAGGGACATTGCGATGGAAACTGATTGTACTACTACTAGTGGCCCTTTATTACATAGGGAATTTATTGTGGAGTTAGGTCAGAATTTTTGTTGCTGCGCTATGTTGGCTTCAGGGactctattttattttttaaaattatcatGTAagtaattcatttttttttttttttatagagaGAGTAGTACTGTAGTAGTATTATATATCGGGTTGGTATGGCTATTTGACTTGTTCTCCGTAATTAAATACCTACTCTTTGGTGCgttgatgatgatgattagATTTCGTGAAAGTTCCAGTTTTCCATGGTTGGTTGCAATTTTAGAATTTGAGGTCGGCTATATCATATGCTTCAACGCTTTCTTCCTCTCCCGTGATCAGATATCTATCATGATTAGTTAGTAATCAATCTCTCTAGAAACTTGAATGGTCTCTAGTTAGTGCCTCATCTGTGGCTTCAAATTTACTCTACTCTGCCACGACTTAAATCATATTTGCTTTCAAGACAAGGATTAAAATTCACTACAGATTTCCTGCGAGAGCTTGTGGCTGGCGTGCAGAAATCTTCACAAGAAATATTAGATTTGACGATGGAATGGGAGCCCAAGCTCATGAATCTTAACATGGAGTTGGACCAGCCTATGTTGTTATATCACTAAGCCACCACCCAACATTCAAATTTTCCTACTTGTGCAGCCCATTTCACTTTACTGAcctgtgtaaaaaaaaaaaaaaaaaaaaaaccaaatctagatagggaaaaaaaaagtaaaagaaattacagtTACAAGCCAAAAATCTCCAAAAACAAGATCGCAAACATCAGCAAAGTGTATGTAACCTTTGATGCAGTTGTAGCTAGACGGAAGTTTTTTCTGTCTCTCAATATACATAATTGTAGTAGCCTCGTTGCATTTCTATCACCAATCGTTAGGGGGATTATTACATTGACACAATTCACAAACCataaaaaagaaatcaaatattGTTTACTGACTAAATTGTAGTGTGATTTGAAGAGTGTATTTTTTAATACAATGATGAATTGAAAATAGCTTAGTTAGTATTCAGGAGTGTAGAGATTCTCGTATTATATGTGCATTCCTCTTTCCCACGCTTTGTTCTTCTTTcaggagaagaaaaaaagaggaataaTAGCTATGTGACCAGGTCTGGGCTTACGGCTTACCTTTGCGGATAAAACCCAATTACACAATGAATGTCTGTGACCCAAACAACAGAACGAAACCAACgttgtattttcttttttcttccatCGGCACAGGGATCAATACTGAGTATTTTCTAGGTGGTTCTCGTGAGATACGTAAAATAGCATTATACTGTGGAATAAAGAACGTatgaaaatattattttaacCTGTGATCTGGAGTCCCATGATGGGATTTTCTCCAAGTAAACTGGAAATTGCCCGTGTGAAGcataaaatgatcattttttaagatCTCTTTCTATCACATCTTAAGGAATTGCAATTTGCACGCAACCAAAAATAGGCCATTTTTTGCGAATGTATTTTTGCACCCTCTTATTGATTTACGACTAACAAGCTGTCACAATTTCGCaaccccctcccccccccccccaaaaaaaagagagagagagacccgTGTCAAATTTATGGACATGAACAACATAAGGTCCATATCATACCGACCGTCATCAGTCCATATACATTGCAATTCTCTCTCAATCATTTTGTACTGTAAAAATTCATGCGAGTCGCATTAGTGTgtgaaaagagaagaaaaagcaaTTCTTTATGGTGCCTGCCCAACGATAATCCTTGATTCCGAAGTTACTAGCAAACAATCCCATCATTTTACCAAAATAATTGGCGACCCAAACGGAATACTTCACCTCTACACAAGCCAGCCTGATTGACAGGGGTGTCAACGGGTCGGGATTTGGATTCGGACTTATATCCGATAATTTTTTTCGGATTTGGGTTGAAAACTAATTTCGATATCTGGATTCAGATCCAATCCCGTTTACTCTAAAAAAAACAAGGCCGATTGGGTtttatttccccaaatttatttgcttacatcatcattacaatttccaatacacctttttaccttcccaattacctttttatctcacatacatcacatcacaaaaagtgctacagtaaaaatatctctaataattcacaatccaaacagaccTATATAAGATTACGATTCGTATTCGACCCGGCCAaacaatatattaataattataaaaaatatttctATATATATTCTTTTATCAAATTAACAATTTTGTAATGACTTTATAGATTGATTTGTAGTTACTTTTGGATTGACTAT
Above is a genomic segment from Coffea eugenioides isolate CCC68of chromosome 5, Ceug_1.0, whole genome shotgun sequence containing:
- the LOC113770170 gene encoding glucan endo-1,3-beta-glucosidase 13-like, which produces MLCVPKIQSIMATPSAPHLLLLLLLSLISLSSLPSTLSAGGSIAINYGRVANDLPSPPQVVQLLKAQGLTKVKLYDTDSNVLSALSGSGISVTVALPNEQLSSAAAGQSYTDSWVQSNILAYYPKTLIEAIAVGNEVFVDPKNTTPFLVPAMKNVYSSLVKYNVSAIKISSPIALSALQTSYPSSSGSFKSGLIEPVIKPMLNFLKQTGSYVMVNAYPFFAYTANTDTISLDYALFRNNKGVTDPNNGLVYKSLFDAQLDAVFAAMNAVGFKDVKVVVSETGWPSKGDENEVGASQQNAASYNGNLVRRVLAGGGTPLRPDEPLNVYLFALFNENQKTGPTSERNYGLFYPSEQKVYDVPLTLEALARAPTASPSNTSRVATKPPSTSSGGDFSPSSAGQTWCVASGDAGEEKLKDALDYACGEGAADCRPIQRGATCYNPNTLVAHASYAFNSYYQKNARRSGSCYFGGAAYVVSQSPEYGSCNYPTGY